The following DNA comes from Occultella kanbiaonis.
CCACGGCAGCACCGCGAGCACGATGCCGAGGCCGGCGGCGATGGTGACCGGGTTCGTCAGCGGGCGCAGGATGAGCTGGCGTCGGGAGGCACTGCCCGCGGGCCGGGTGTCCAGGATCGCGAACGCCACCGGCGCCAGCACGAGCAGCTGCACCAGGAGCACCGGCACCACCGGTACGGCGGTGCCGAGCACGTACACGGCGAGTGGCAGGCCGAGGTTGCCGGCGTTCAGGTAGGAGCTCGACAACGCGCCGACCGTCGCCTCCCCGGTGCTGCGGTGCAGCACGAACCTGAGGATCGCGCCCGCACCGGCCGCAACGATCAACGTGGCCAGGACAGTGGTGAGCGCGCTGGAGGTGAACAGCAGACCCAGGTCCGTCTCGGCGATCGTGGTGAGCAGCAGCGACGGCGTCGCGACCGTGAACACAAGCTTCGCGAGCACGAGCTGGGCGCTCGGTCCGAGGACCTTGGTGGTGCCGAGGATCCAGCCGATGAAGGCGATCACCGTCATCGTGCCCAGCGCGACGAGAATCCCGCTCACGAGGCGGACCGCTCCTCGAGGTAGCGCTGCACCACCGACGAGTCCAGGTCGCCCAGTCCCGCGGCCACGACGCCGGCGAACACCTGCTGGAGGAACTGCGCGTGCTCGGTCGGGCCGCCGGTCAGCCGTCCCTGCGCCTGGGCGAAGTCGAGGTCCTTGATCATCAGGTGCGCCGCGCTCGCGGGCTCGTGATCGTGGGCGACGAACCTCGGGCCCTTCACGTCGAGGAGCCTGCTGCCGGCGTAACCACCGCCGAGGACGCTGAACAGCGCGGCCAGATCGAGGCCGGAGCGCTCGGCGATCACCGCCGCCTCCGCGAGCGCCACCGTCGTGGCCGCGACGATCAGCTGGTTGCACGCCTTGGCCACCTGGCCCGAGCCGAGTGGGCCCAGGTGGACGGCCCGCCCGCACGCGGCGAGCAGGTCCACTACGGTCGCGGCGTCCTCGTCCGCGCCGCCGACGAGGATCGACAGCGCCCCGGCGACGGCACCCTCCCGGCCGCCACTGACGGGGGCATCGACCACCCGCACGGCGCCACCCGTGCGCTCGGTGAGGTCGCCGGCCAGGGTGCGGATGCCGTCGGGCGACGAGGTCGAGCAGACCACGAGCAGAAGGTCACCGGTGCGCCCCGCGAGCAGGCCGTCCGGACCCTCCAGCACGTCCCGCAACTCGGGCAGGTCCGGCAGCACGGTGACGATGACGGCGCACTCGGCGGCGAGGGCCGCGGGGGTCGGCGCCCAGTCCGCGCCCGCCTGGAGGAGTTCGGCCGCCGACCCAGGGCGGCGCGCCGTCACGAGCAGCCGGCCGTCCTCGCGTCGGGCGGAGAGCAGGTGCCCGGCCATCGGCGCACCCATGGTGCCCAGGCCGATCACGCCGATATTCATGGTCGGCAACCTACCGCCGATGCGATGCCCGCCGGCTGCCCGGCCGATCAGTGGACGCCAGGCAGGCCAGGCAGCAGGGCCTCGATCTCGTCGCGGTCCAGGGCACGGTCGACCAGGAGCGCATGCAGCTCCAGCGGCAGGTCGGCACCCTCGGCGACGGTGAGCGGGGTGTCCCAGGCCAGCGCGGGACCCACCCCCAGGTAGTCCCCGGCGCGGGCGAACCACGGACGCGCGGCGGGCCCCTGGATCAGCAGGGCCGTCCACGCACCCTCCTCGCCGGCCCGGGAGACGGCCAGCCACGGGGACGTCGAACCGTGCGCGGCGTCCTCGCCCTCACCGTCGGCTACCAGCAGGCGGGCCGGGCCACCGATCGGGAATCGCCAGAAGATCCCGCCGTAGCCGGCTCCCGGGCGGCCGGACGTGGCCGGGCTCTCGATGGTCAGGGCCCGCACGGCCCGCAGGTCGCTGCGCCACGAGAGCTGCCAGCCATCTGCCCCGGGGCGGGCCGCGGCGGTCAGGGTCCGGTCCTCCTCGACGAGCACCTCGCCCTCGTGGGAGTACCACACGAGATGCTCGGACAGGGTCGCGCCGGTCAGGGTCAGGTCGTGGGGGACCTGGGTGCCGTGGTTCTCGAGCAGCGTCGGTCCGGCGCCGCGCACGAACGTGCGACCACCCCAGAACGACGTGCCGTTGACGGCGGGGACCGCCAGGGACAGCCCGTACTGGTGCCGGTGGTCGACCGGGCTCTGCTCGGTGAGCATGGTGCCCGCGAGGGTGTAGATCGGGTGGAGGTACGGGCGGGGGGCGTGCACGTCGGGCATCGCCGCATGGCGCTCGTACCTGGCCAGCTCGAGGCCGTCCACGCCGAGCACACCCACCTCGTCGTCCCGGCTCCAGAGCAGCACCCCGGGCGCCGCCGGGGTCGCGGGCGCCTCCGCGCCGGTGACCTCGGCGGCCGGACCGCTGCGTTCGCGGGGAACGGGACCCGAGCTGGCCCGTTCCACCAGTCGTGGCCGGAAGTACAGGGACGGGCGCTCGCCGCCGCCGAGGATCAGCTGGTGCAGCTGTTCCCAGGCCTGGCGGCCCAGTTCGGCCTGTGGCACGGCCATCGTGGTCAGTGCCGGCGTCGCGTACCGGGCGAACGCGATGTCGTCGAAGCCGACCACGGAGATGTCTCCGGGCACGTCCACCCCGGACTCGTTCAGCTTGCCGAGCAGCCCGAAGGCGACCAGGTCGTTGTAGGCGAGGACCGCCGTCGCCCGGGAGCCGAGCACCGCGTCGAGGGCGGCGTAGCCGTCCTCGATCATCGCGCCGCACGGCTCGTACCGGATGCTGATCTGCGGGTTCTCGCCCTCCAGGGCGCGCAGTGCACGAAGCCGGACCGTGTTCGAGGTGCTGCTCTCCGGCCCGGCGAGGTAGATGAACCGGGTGTGCCCGAGCTTGATCAGGCGCTGGGTGAGGGTGCGGATGCCGTCGGCGTAGTCGACCGAGAGCACGGGTACGGAAGCGTCCTCCGGGTCCCGGTTCACCACGACCACGGGCCCGGCGGTGGCGAGGACCTGCGCGAGGTCCGCGTCCGGCATCCGGGGCGAGCACAGGATGAGGGCGTCGCAGCGTCGCCGGGCCTCGAGGGCCAGCTCGAGCTCGCGCCCCGGGTCCTCGATACTGTCCGCGACCAGGACCCGATAGGAGTCCCGGGCCGCAGCCTGGTTGGCTCCGCGCAGGATCTGCTGGAACATCGGGTTCGACAGGTCCGGCACCAACAGCGCCACGGTCTGGGTGCGGCCGAGGGACAGGCTCCGGGCGACGGTGCTGGGGCTGTAGTTGAGCTCGGTGGCGACGGCGCGCACGCGCGCGGCCAGGTCGGCGCGGACGGTGGACCGCCCGTTCATGACTCGGGACACGGTGGCCCGGGAGACCCCGGCGGCGTCAGCGACCTCGGCGATGGTGGCGACCCGTGGGGTGTTCACGCGATCACCCCCGCCGTCGCCGCGTTCGCCCGGACCTGGGCCGCGTACGTCGAGCCGTGCAGGCTGAGCGTGACCGGGCCGAACCGGGCGCGGGTGCCCTCGTCGGTGCCGACCGGGGCGACGGCGAAGAGGCCGAGCTCTGCCCCGATCCACCGGCCGGGGCGGACCTCGAATCCTCCGACCGCCCGGACCCAGTCCGCGCTGTCGGGGAGCCGGTAGGCCAGGTCGGCGGTGCCGGTGCCGTCGCTGGTGAGGCGGATCTCGATCGTTGCCGGGCCGGGCAGGTCCGAACGATGCACGCGCTCCTCGGTGACGCCGTCGAGCAACCGGCCGGCCGCCACGGTGACGCCGTTCTCGGTGCGCTCAAGGCCGAGCCAGCAGTAGGCCTGACCGAGGATCACGAGCCCGGCGCGGGTGCCGGGGACGCCGTCGGGCAGGCTCAGGGTGGTGGTCGCGGTGAGCGGTTGTCCGGGCAGGACCTGACCGAGCACGTTGCCGAGCCCGCGCAGGTCGCCACGGTCAGCCGGCACCGCAGCCAGGGCGAGCGAACCGGAGCCGTTCGGGTGCGCCCAATGCGGTGCGGGGTTCGCCTGCCAGTGCCACTGCGGACCGAGCCCGGCCGCGGTGAAGTCGTCGCTGCCGTCCGGACCGTGGCCGGCCTGCACGGTTCCCGGGACCGGACTGTGATGCTCGAGCACGGGCCGGCCCACGCCGTCGGGGCCGGATTCCCCGAGCACAGGCCAGCCGTCGTCGTCCCAGGCCATCGGCTGCAGGTGCACCACGCGGCCGTACGCGCCACGGTCCTGGAAGTGCAGGAACCAGTCGTCGCCGTCGGGGGTGTCCACCCACGCACCCTGGTG
Coding sequences within:
- a CDS encoding AEC family transporter, producing MSGILVALGTMTVIAFIGWILGTTKVLGPSAQLVLAKLVFTVATPSLLLTTIAETDLGLLFTSSALTTVLATLIVAAGAGAILRFVLHRSTGEATVGALSSSYLNAGNLGLPLAVYVLGTAVPVVPVLLVQLLVLAPVAFAILDTRPAGSASRRQLILRPLTNPVTIAAGLGIVLAVLPWSPPEFVLEPFRLVGAAAAPLALITLGLSLVGSKKGSGAAERPVATRAPLPDLIVVTGMRAVVHPLIAFGIAAALSLSPDQTLAVVLMASLPTAQNVLVYALQYGQGQAIARDAQLVTTVLSLPVMIVVVALMH
- a CDS encoding DUF6807 family protein, whose amino-acid sequence is MNTPRVATIAEVADAAGVSRATVSRVMNGRSTVRADLAARVRAVATELNYSPSTVARSLSLGRTQTVALLVPDLSNPMFQQILRGANQAAARDSYRVLVADSIEDPGRELELALEARRRCDALILCSPRMPDADLAQVLATAGPVVVVNRDPEDASVPVLSVDYADGIRTLTQRLIKLGHTRFIYLAGPESSTSNTVRLRALRALEGENPQISIRYEPCGAMIEDGYAALDAVLGSRATAVLAYNDLVAFGLLGKLNESGVDVPGDISVVGFDDIAFARYATPALTTMAVPQAELGRQAWEQLHQLILGGGERPSLYFRPRLVERASSGPVPRERSGPAAEVTGAEAPATPAAPGVLLWSRDDEVGVLGVDGLELARYERHAAMPDVHAPRPYLHPIYTLAGTMLTEQSPVDHRHQYGLSLAVPAVNGTSFWGGRTFVRGAGPTLLENHGTQVPHDLTLTGATLSEHLVWYSHEGEVLVEEDRTLTAAARPGADGWQLSWRSDLRAVRALTIESPATSGRPGAGYGGIFWRFPIGGPARLLVADGEGEDAAHGSTSPWLAVSRAGEEGAWTALLIQGPAARPWFARAGDYLGVGPALAWDTPLTVAEGADLPLELHALLVDRALDRDEIEALLPGLPGVH
- a CDS encoding NAD(P)-dependent oxidoreductase, with protein sequence MNIGVIGLGTMGAPMAGHLLSARREDGRLLVTARRPGSAAELLQAGADWAPTPAALAAECAVIVTVLPDLPELRDVLEGPDGLLAGRTGDLLLVVCSTSSPDGIRTLAGDLTERTGGAVRVVDAPVSGGREGAVAGALSILVGGADEDAATVVDLLAACGRAVHLGPLGSGQVAKACNQLIVAATTVALAEAAVIAERSGLDLAALFSVLGGGYAGSRLLDVKGPRFVAHDHEPASAAHLMIKDLDFAQAQGRLTGGPTEHAQFLQQVFAGVVAAGLGDLDSSVVQRYLEERSAS
- a CDS encoding glycoside hydrolase family 43 protein; the protein is MTTTPPGRYLNPVLDADWPDPDAIRDGDTYVMVVSSFNRAPGLPVLTSPDLVNWTVASHALPAVPPVDHFALPRHGDGVWAPAIRRHGDDLVIVYPDPDHGIFSTRARSAAGPWSEPTLLLAGSGLIDPCPLWDDDGRAYLVHGWAASRAGVKNRLTVVEVAPDLSRPIGRPRTVVDGDALPGYTTLEGPKFYKRDGWYWIFAPAGGVSTGWQSVFRSRDVFGPYSGRIVLAQGDTPINGAHQGAWVDTPDGDDWFLHFQDRGAYGRVVHLQPMAWDDDGWPVLGESGPDGVGRPVLEHHSPVPGTVQAGHGPDGSDDFTAAGLGPQWHWQANPAPHWAHPNGSGSLALAAVPADRGDLRGLGNVLGQVLPGQPLTATTTLSLPDGVPGTRAGLVILGQAYCWLGLERTENGVTVAAGRLLDGVTEERVHRSDLPGPATIEIRLTSDGTGTADLAYRLPDSADWVRAVGGFEVRPGRWIGAELGLFAVAPVGTDEGTRARFGPVTLSLHGSTYAAQVRANAATAGVIA